In Haliaeetus albicilla chromosome 18, bHalAlb1.1, whole genome shotgun sequence, one genomic interval encodes:
- the ESYT1 gene encoding extended synaptotagmin-1, with translation MERRGAGLAALGALGRRLLWALPAYAAGLLGLGAGALVLALALYAGWRRRRRARERGMMLAARLQRDEEAAVRAAAAGLGAARGELPAWVSFPDVERAEWLNKVLAQAWPFFGQYMEKLLVENIAPSIRASNTHLQTFTFTKVDMGEKPLRVLGVRAHPGAHKKQILLDLNISYVGDVQIDVEVKKFYCKAGVKGMQLHGMLRIILEPLLGDVPIVGALTMFFIRRPILDINWTGMTNLLDIPGLSSMSDTMIMDAISSYLVLPNRLLVPLVPDLHEAAQLRCPLPRGVVRVHLRGARDLRSKDRFMGGLVEGKSDPYAVLRVGTQVVTSRVIDDNLNPTWDEVYEFIVHEVPGQEMEVELFDKDPDQDDLLGRMKLDFGEVLKARVLDKWFPLQEGGQGRLHLRLEWLSLMSDASKLDQVLERNRTIVAKPDPPSAAILVVYLDRAEDLPMKKPGKEPNPMVQVSVQDVTRESKVVYNTSAPVWEDAFRFFLHDPVNQDVDIQVKDDPRQSSLGSLSLPLARLLNSPELTLDQPFQLQHSGPGSRLYMKLVLRVLFLDAPEDGGPPPTPSGQPDSPATTGGTHRPTHASPDPQFGTEHVLRIHLLEAENLIAKDNFFKGVVRGRSDPYAKVRVAGRVFRSRVVKEDLNPRWNEVYEAIVDDVPGQDVEFDLFDKDIDKDDFLGRCKVPLRRVLSSRIVDEWLPLEEVKSGRLHVRLENLAPSPSAALLEQVLHTNSLLQPARGEELSAALLSVFVDRAADLLLRKGSKPPATFASLAVRDVSVKTKTCTPSAEPVWDEGFSFLIKRPHVESLELQVKEEGGQPLGALSLPLPQLLASEGLALDGWFPLAGGGPGSQILLRAQLGVLVSQQVEVGASSVSLAGGDAAPQPAEAPGEECGTGGLRQRLLPADSHPEPAEGPLGRLQLTLWYYGEERKLVAIVHACRKLRAVSKELPDPYVSLVLLPDRSRSTKRKTSVQKKTLNPDFNERFEWDVSLEEASRRKLEANVKSTVSFMSREKEVLGKIHLDLAQVDLSEGGTHWYELRDERSSP, from the exons ATggagcggcggggcgcggggctggCGGCGCTGGGCGCGCTGGGCCGGCGGCTGCTCTGGGCTCTGCCCGCTTACGCGGCGGGGTTGCTAGGGCTGGGCGCGGGCGCGTTGGTGTTGGCGTTGGCGCTTTACGCCGgttggcggcggcggcggcgggcccgggAACGCGGGATGATGTTGGCCGCCCGCCTGCAACGAGACGAGGAGGCCGCCGtacgcgccgccgccgccgggctgggCGCGGCCCGCGGGGAGCTACCGGCATGG GTGAGCTTCCCGGATGTGGAGAGGGCAGAATGGCTGAACAAG GTCCTGGCCCAGGCCTGGCCCTTTTTCGGGCAGTAcatggagaagctgctggtggAGAACATCGCTCCGTCCATCCGAGCCTCCAACACCCACCTCCAGACCTTCACCTTCACCAAGGTGGACATGGGCGAGAAG CCTCTCCGGGTCCTGGGGGTCAGGGCTCACCCCGGCGCCCACAAGAAGCAGATCCTGCTGGACCTCAACATCAG CTACGTGGGTGATGTCCAGATTGACGTGGAGGTGAAGAAGTTCTATTGCAAGGCGGGGGTGAAAGGCAtgcag CTCCATGGGATGCTGCGGATCATCCTGGAGCCCCTCCTCGGGGACGTGCCCATCGTGGGGGCCCTCACCATGTTCTTCATCCGGCGCCCA ATCTTGGACATCAACTGGACAGGGATGACCAACCTGCTGGACATCCCGGGGCTCAG ctccatgTCGGACACGATGATCATGGACGCCATCTCCTCCTACCTCGTCCTGCCCAACCGCCTCCTGGTCCCGCTGGTGCCCGACCTGCACGAAGCCGCCCAGCTCCGCTGCCCCCTGCCCCGG GGCGTGGTGCGGGTGCACCTCCGGGGTGCCCGGGACCTGCGGTCGAAGGACCGGTTCATGGGGGGGCTGGTGGAGGGCAAGTCGGACCCCTATGCCGTCCTGCGCGTTGGCACCCAGGTCGTCACCAGCCGCGTCATCGACGACAACCTCAACCCCACCTGGGATGAGGTCTATGAG TTCATCGTGCATGAGGTGCCAGGGCAGGAGATGGAAGTGGAGCTCTTTGACAAGGACCCCGACCAGGACGACCTGCTGGGCAG gaTGAAGCTGGATTTCGGGGAGGTGCTGAAGGCCCGGGTGCTGGACAAG TGGTTCCCGCTGCAGGAGGGGGGCCAGGGACGGCTCCACCTGCGCCTGGAGTGGCTCTCCCTCATGTCTGACGCCTCCAAACTGGACCAG GTTTTGGAGAGGAACCGGACAATCGTGGCCAAACCTGATCCACCATCAGCCGCCATTCTGGTTGTGTACCTGGACCGGGCTGAGGACTTGCCC ATGAAGAAGCCGGGCAAGGAGCCCAACCCCATGGTGCAGGTCTCAGTGCAGGATGTCACACGGGAGAGCAAG GTGGTCTATAACACATCTGCTCCCGTCTGGGAAGATGCTTTCCGCTTCTTCCTGCACGACCCCGTGAACCAGGACGTGGACATCCAG gtGAAGGACGACCCCCGCCAGAGCAGCCTGGGCTCCCTCTCGCTGCCCCTCGCCCGCCTGCTCAACTCCCCAGAGCTGACGCTGGACCAGCCCTTCCAGCTCCAGCACTCGGGACCCGGCAGCCGCCTCTACATGAAGCTGGTCCTGCGG GTGCTCTTCCTCGATGCCCCTGAGGACGGTggccccccacccaccccctcaGGGCAGCCAGACTCCCCGGCCACCACCGGCGGCACCCACCGGCCCACCCATGCCAGTCCTGACCCCCAGTTTGGCACTGAG CACGTGCTGCGGATCCATCTCCTGGAGGCCGAGAACCTGATCGCCAAAGACAACTTCTTCAAGGGGGTGGTGCGGGGCCGCTCCGACCCCTACGCCAAGGTGCGGGTGGCCGGGAGGGTCTTCCGCAGCCGTGTGGTCAAGGAGGACCTCAACCCCCGCTGGAACGAGGTCTACGAG gcgATCGTGGACGACGTCCCGGGGCAGGACGTGGAGTTCGACCTCTTCGACAAGGACATCGACAAGGATGACTTCCTGGgccg GTGCAAGGTGCCGCTGAGGCGGGTGCTGAGCAGTCGCATTGTGGACGAG TGGCTGCCACTGGAGGAGGTGAAGTCGGGGCGGCTGCACGTACGGCTGGAGAAcctggcccccagccccagcgctGCCCTCCTTGAGCAG gtcCTGCACACCAACAGCCTCCTGCAGCCCGCCCGGGGCGAGGAGCTCTCGGCCGCTCTCCTCTCTGTCTTCGTGGACCGAGCTGCCGACCTCCTG CTCCGGAAGGGCTCCAAGCCACCCGCCACCTTCGCCAGCCTGGCCGTGCGCGACGTCTCCGTCAAGACCAAG ACCTGCACCCCGTCGGCCGAGCCCGTGTGGGATGAAGGCTTCTCCTTCCTCATCAAGCGGCCCCACGTGGAGTCACTGGAGCTGCAG gtgaaggaggagggggggcagcccctgggTGCCCTcagcctgcccctgccccagctcctggcctcCGAGGGGCTGGCACTGGACGGCTGGTTCCCGCTGGCTGGAGGGGGTCCCGGCAGCCAGATCCTGCTGCGGGCGCAGCTGGGG GTCCTGGTGTCGCAGCAGGTGGAGGTGGGGGCCAGTAGCGTGTccctggctgggggggatgctgccccccagcccgcggAGGCGCCGGGGGAGGAGTGCGGGACGGGGGGGCTGCGCCAGCGCCTGCTCCCGGCTGACAG CCACCCCGAGCCGGCGGAGGGTCCCCTGGGGCGGCTGCAGCTCACGCTCTGGTACTACGGGGAAGAACGCAAGCTGGTGGCCATCGTCCACGCCTGCAG GAAGCTGAGGGCGGTGTCAAAGGAGCTGCCGGACCCCTACGTgtccctggtgctgctgcccgACCGCAGCCGCAGCACCAAGAGGAAGACCAGCGTGCAGAAGAAGACCCTTAACCCCGACTTCAACGAGAG GTTCGAGTGGGACGTGTCCCTTGAGGAAGCCTCACGGCGTAAGCTGGAAGCTAACGTCAAATCCACTGTGTCCTTCATGTCACGGGAGAaggaggtgctggggaag ATCCATCTGGATCTGGCACAGGTGGATCTGTCCGAAGGGGGAACCCACTG GTACGAGCTGCGGGACGAGCGGAGCAGCCCCTAG
- the MYL6 gene encoding myosin light polypeptide 6 isoform X1 has translation MCDFSEEQTAEFKEAFQLFDRTGDGKILYSQCGDVMRALGQNPTNAEVMKVLGNPKSDEMNLKTLNFEQFLPMMQTIAKNKDQGCFEDYVEGLRVFDKEGNGTVMGAEIRHVLVTLGEKMTEEEVEQLVAGHEDSNGCINYEAFVRHILSG, from the exons atg TGCGATTTCTCGGAGGAGCAGACTGCGG AGTTCAAGGAGGCGTTCCAGCTCTTCGACCGCACCGGGGATGGAAAGATCCTGTACAGCCAGTGCGGGGATGTGATGCGGGCGCTGGGCCAGAACCCCACCAATGCCGAGGTCATGAAGGTGCTGGGCAACCCCAAGAGCGATG AGATGAACCTGAAGACGCTGAACTTCGAGCAGTTCCTGCCCATGATGCAAACCATCGCCAAGAACAAGGACCAGGGCTGCTTCGAGGACTACGTGGAGGGGCTGCGGGTCTTCGACAAGGAGGGCAACGGCACCGTCATGGGGGCCGAGATCCGCCACGTCCTCGTCACTCTGG GCGAGAAGATGacggaggaggaggtggagcaGCTGGTGGCTGGGCATGAGGACAGCAATGGCTGCATCAACTACGAAG cGTTTGTGAGACACATCTTGTCAGGGTGA
- the MYL6 gene encoding myosin light polypeptide 6 isoform X2: protein MCDFSEEQTAEFKEAFQLFDRTGDGKILYSQCGDVMRALGQNPTNAEVMKVLGNPKSDEMNLKTLNFEQFLPMMQTIAKNKDQGCFEDYVEGLRVFDKEGNGTVMGAEIRHVLVTLGEKMTEEEVEQLVAGHEDSNGCINYEELVRMVLSG, encoded by the exons atg TGCGATTTCTCGGAGGAGCAGACTGCGG AGTTCAAGGAGGCGTTCCAGCTCTTCGACCGCACCGGGGATGGAAAGATCCTGTACAGCCAGTGCGGGGATGTGATGCGGGCGCTGGGCCAGAACCCCACCAATGCCGAGGTCATGAAGGTGCTGGGCAACCCCAAGAGCGATG AGATGAACCTGAAGACGCTGAACTTCGAGCAGTTCCTGCCCATGATGCAAACCATCGCCAAGAACAAGGACCAGGGCTGCTTCGAGGACTACGTGGAGGGGCTGCGGGTCTTCGACAAGGAGGGCAACGGCACCGTCATGGGGGCCGAGATCCGCCACGTCCTCGTCACTCTGG GCGAGAAGATGacggaggaggaggtggagcaGCTGGTGGCTGGGCATGAGGACAGCAATGGCTGCATCAACTACGAAG AGCTGGTCCGGATGGTGCTGAGCGGCTGA
- the SMARCC2 gene encoding LOW QUALITY PROTEIN: SWI/SNF complex subunit SMARCC2 (The sequence of the model RefSeq protein was modified relative to this genomic sequence to represent the inferred CDS: inserted 1 base in 1 codon) — protein MAVRKKDGGPNVKYYEASDTVSQFDNVRLWLGKNYKKYIQAEPPTNKSLSSLVVQLLQFQEEVFGKHVSNAPLTKLPIKCFLDFKAGGALCHILAAAYKFKSDQGWRRFDFQNPSRMDRNVEMFMTIEKSLVQNNCLARPNIFLHQEIEPKLLSKLKDIVKRHQGTVTEDKSNASHIVCPVPGNLEEEEWVRPVMKRDKQVLLHWGYYPDSYDTWIPASEIEASVEDAPTPEKPRKVHAKWILDTDTFNEWMNEEDYEVTDEKSPVARRKKISAKTLTDEVNSPDSDRRDKKGGNYKKRKRSPSPSPTPEAKKKNAKKGPSTPYNKSKRGHREEEQEDLTKDMDEPSPVPNVEEVTLPKTVNTKKDSESAPVKGGTMTDLDEQEDESMETAGKDEEENGTGSKGEQAKNPDLHEDNVTEQTHHIIIPSYAAWFDYNSVHAIERRALPEFFNGKNKSKTPEIYLAYRNFMIDTYRLNPQEYLTSTACRRNLAGDVCAIMRVHAFLEQWGLINYQVDAESRPTPMGPPPTSHFHVLADTPSGLVPLQPKTPQGRQSDGDAKTGRKSKEIEDLVTETVKGKPELQTSASQQMLNFPDKSKEKPADMQNFGLRTDMYTKKNVPSKSKAAASATREWTEQETLLLLEALEMYKDDWNKVSEHVGSRTQDECILHFLRLPIEDPYLEDSEASLGPLAYQPIPFSQSGNPVMSTVAFLASVVDPRVASAAAKSALEEFSKMKEEVPTALVEAHVRKVEEAAKVTGKADPAFGLESSGIAGTTSDEPERIEESGTEEVRAEAQPTEEKKEAKEPRDGAAEEEAKEKAGEAPKKEEEKGKEAEGEKEPDKGDGDGAGEPEKEKEAKEGPDEVPKEPPEPEAERKAKVERDIGEGNLSTAAAAALAAAAVKAKHLAAVEERKIKSLVALLVETQMKKLEIKLRHFEELETIMDREREALEYQRQQLLADRQAFHMEQLKYAEMRARQQHFQHLQQQQQQQPPPLPPGAQPLPATAAGAPLAPAAHPLGAPPAPAMVAPAEPVGQPLPGAPPPQPPPLPGAPAVPHTPAPFPGQQPPSQSLAGSLGGSGHPAVPGNAPAALPFGLPPSAIPFSMANPPAEPLGATFPANPPALPLHGALASSMPSGGLPPXHPPTRPGPAAPRGGLSRRAQPRHRGRRAGKPPSQPRPPRRARPPPADGPHRAQPQHGHPRPPHTVSPHQGRGCCSPPQPRRHHRPGETGPSRPCKAPQRKLPPLRPPQLWYFFMIVLGFI, from the exons ATGGCGGTGCGGAAGAAGGACGGCGGCCCCAACGTCAAGTACTACGAGGCCTCGGACACCGTCAGCCAGTTCGACAACGTCCGCCTCTGGCTCGGCAAGAACTACAAGAAG TACATCCAGGCCGAACCCCCCACCAACAAGTCGCTGTCGAGCCTGGTGGTGCAGCTGCTGCAGTTCCAGGAGGAGGTTTTCGGCAAGCACGTCAGCAACGCGCCCCTCACCAAGCTGCCG ATAAAATGCTTCTTGGATTTCAAGGCGGGAGGAGCCCTGTGCCACATCCTGGCAGCGGCCTATAAATTCAAGAGCGACCAAGGATG GCGGCGTTTCGATTTCCAGAATCCCTCGCGGATGGACCGCAATGTGGAGATGTTCATGACCATCGAGAAATCCTTGGTGCAG AACAACTGCCTGGCCCGGCCCAACATCTTCCTGCACCAGGAGATCGAGCCCAAGCTGCTGAGCAAGCTGAAAGACATCGTCAAGAGGCACCAG GGCACAGTGACCGAGGACAAGAGCAACGCATCCCACATTGTCTGTCCTGTCCCCGGGAACCTGGAGGAAG AGGAGTGGGTCCGGCCGGTCATGAAGCGCGACAAGCAGGTCCTGCTGCACTGGGGCTACTACCCCGACAG CTATGACACCTGGATCCCTGCCAGCGAGATTGAGGCCTCTGTAGAGGATGCCCCAACACCGGAGAAGCCCCGGAAG GTCCACGCCAAGTGGATCCTGGACACAGACACCTTCAACGAGTGGATGAATGAGGAGGACTACGAGGTGACGGACGAGAAAAGCCCTGTTGCCCGCAGGAAGAAGATCTCAGCCAAGACGCTGACAGACGAG GTGAACAGCCCTGACTCAGACAGGCGGGACAAGAAGGGAGGCAACTACAAGAAGCGAAAGCGCTCgccctccccctctcccaccccagagGCCAAGAAGAAGAACGCGAAGAAGGG ACCCTCCACCCCCTACAACAAATCCAAACGGGGGCACCgtgaggaggagcaggaggaccTGACGAAGGACATGGACGAGCCCTCGCCCGTCCCCAACGTGGAGGAGGTCACCCTGCCCAAGACAG TCAACACCAAGAAGGACTCGGAGTCTGCGCCTGTCAAGGGGGGCACCATGACAGACCTGG ATGAACAGGAGGACGAAAGCATGGAGACAGCTGGCAAG gatgaggaggagaacgGAACTGGCAGCAAGGGGGAGCAGGCCAAGAACCCCGACCTGCATGAGGACAATGTGACGGAACAGACCCACCACATCATCATCCCCAGCTACGCCGCCTGGTTCGACTACAACAG CGTCCACGCCATCGAGCGCCGAGCCCTGCCCGAGTTCTTCAATGGCAAGAATAAATCCAAGACCCCTGAAAT ATACTTGGCATACCGCAACTTCATGATCGACACGTACCGGCTCAACCCCCAGGAGTACCTGACCTCCACGGCGTGCCGCCGCAACCTGGCCGGGGATGTCTGTGCCATCATGCG GGTCCACGCCTTCCTGGAGCAGTGGGGCCTCATCAACTATCAGGTGGATGCCGAGAGCCGGCCCACCCCCATGGGCCCCCCGCCAACCTCCCACTTCCACGTCCTGGCCGATACGCCCTCGGGGCTGGTGCCGCTGCAGCCCAAAACACCCCAG GGCCGGCAGAGCGACGGCGACGCCAAGACGGGCCGCAAGAGCAAAGAGATTGAAGACCTCGTCACCGAGACGGTGAAGGGGAAGCCGGAGCTG CAGACCTCGGCCTCGCAGCAGATGCTGAACTTCCCCgacaagagcaaggagaagcCAGCCGACATGCAGAACTTCGGCCTCCGCACCGATATGTACACCAAGAAGAACGTCCCCTCCAAG AGCAAAGCTGCCGCCAGCGCCACACGGGAGTGGACGGAGCAGGagacactgctgctgctggag GCCCTGGAGATGTACAAGGACGACTGGAACAAGGTGTCGGAGCACGTGGGCAGCCGGACGCAGGACGAGTGCATCCTACACTTCCTGCGGCTGCCCATCGAGGACCCTTACCTGGAGGACTCGGAGGCTTCCCTGGGGCCACTGGCCTACCAGCCCATCCCCTTCAGCCAGTCCGGCAATCCTGTCATGAGCACCGTCGCCTTCCTGGCCTCCGTCGTCGACCCCCGCGTCGCCTCCGCCGCTGCTAAGTCGGCTCTGG AGGAGTTCTCCAAGATGAAGGAGGAGGTGCCCACGGCCTTGGTGGAGGCCCATGTCCGCAAGGTGGAGGAGGCAGCCAAGGTGACAGGCAAGGCCGACCCTGCGTTCGGGCTGGAGAGCAGCGGCATCGCCGGCACCACCTCAGACGAGCCGGAGCGGATAG AGGAGAGTGGCACAGAGGAGGTGCGGGCAGAGGCGCAGCCaacagaggagaagaaggaggcCAAG GAGCCGCGGGATGGTGCCGCGGAGGAGGAGGCGAAGGAGAAGGCCGGGGAGGCACccaagaaggaggaggagaaggggaaggaggcagagggTGAGAAGGAGCCCGACAAGGGTGATGGTGATGGTGCAG gggagccagagaaggagaaggaggcgaAGGAAGGGCCGGACGAGGTGCCCAAGGAGCCACCGGAGCCTGAGGCCGAGCGCAAAGCCAAGGTGGAGCGGGACATCGGCGAGGGGAACCTCTCCactgctgccgccgctgcccTGGCCGCTGCTGCCGTGAAGGCCAAG cactTGGCAGCAGTGGAGGAGCGTAAGATCAAGTCGCTGGTGGCACTGCTGGTGGAAACGCAGATGAAGAAGCTGGAGATCAAGCTGCGGCACTTCGAGGAGCTGGAGACCATCATGGACCGGGAGCGCGAGGCC ctggaGTACCAgcggcagcagctgctggcGGACCGTCAGGCCTTCCACATGGAGCAGCTGAAGTACGCGGAGATGCGCGCCCGCCAGCAGCACTTCCAgcaccttcagcagcagcagcagcagcagccgccccCGCTGCCACCAGGggcccagcccctgcctgccacCGCCGCCGGTGCCCCCCTGGCCCCCGCCGCCCACCCGCTGggcgcgccgcccgcccccgccatGGTGGCCCCCGCCGAGCCCGTGGGGCAGCCGCTGCCCGGTGCCCCCCCGCCGCAGCCGCCCCCGCTGCCGGGCGCCCCGGCCGTCCCGCACA CCCCGGCGCCGTTCCCCGGGCAGCAGCCGCCGTCCCAGAGCCTGGCTGGGAGCCTCGGTGGCAGCGGCCACCCCGCCGTGCCCGGTAATGCGCCCGCGGCCCTGCCCTTCGGATTGCCTCCATCCGCCATCCCATTTAGCATGGCTAACCCCCCCGCCGAGCCCCTCGGCGCCACTTTCCCCGCTAACCCGCCCGCCCTCCCGCTGCATGGGGCCCTCGCCAGCAGCATGCCGTCCGGGGGGCtgcccc accacccacccacccggCCTGGCCCTGCCGCACCTCGCGGGGGGCTCAGCCGCCGTGCACAGCCCCGCCATCGTGGCCGCCGTGCAGGGAAGCCTCCTTCCCAACCCCGGCCTCCTCGCAG agcaaggcCCCCCCCTGCAGACGGACCCCATCGCGCCCAGccccagcacggccacccccgTCCCCCCCACACAGTGAGCCCCCACCAGGGCCGAggatgctgcagccccccccaaccccgccGCCACCACCGGCCTGGGGAGACCGGCCCCTCCCGCCCCTGCAAGGCACCCCAAAGGAAGCTGCCCCCACTCCGACCCCCCCagctttggtatttttttatgaTTGTCCTGGGTTTTATTTAA
- the RNF41 gene encoding E3 ubiquitin-protein ligase NRDP1 isoform X2: MRNMLSKLQITCDNAVFGCTAVVRLDNLMSHLNDCEHNPKRPVTCEQGCGLEMPKDELPNHNCIKHLRSVVQQQQTRIAELEKTSAEHKHQLAEQKRDIQLLKAYMRAIRSVNPNLQNLEETIEYNEILEWVNSLQPARVTRWGGMISTPDAVLQAVIKRSLVESGCPTSIINELIENAHERNWPQGLATLETRQMNRRYYENYVAKRIPGKQAVVVMACENQHMGEDMVLEPGLVMIFAHGVEEI; encoded by the exons ATGCTCTCGAAGCTGCAGATCACTTGCGACAACGCTGTTTTTGGCTGTACGGCAGTTGTGCGACTTGACAACCTGATGTCTCACCTCAATGACTGCGAGCACAATCCAAAGCGCCCAGTGACTTGCGAGCAGGGATGCGG CTTGGAAATGCCCAAAGATGAGCTGCCAAACCACAACTGCATCAAGCATTTGAGATCTGTGGTGCAACAGCAGCAGACGAGAATTGCCGAGCTGGAGAAGACCTCGGCAGAGCACAAGCATCAGCTGGCCGAGCAG AAACGGGACATTCAGTTGCTGAAGGCCTACATGCGTGCCATCCGCAGTGTCAACCCCAACCTGCAGAACCTGGAGGAGACCATTGAATACAATGAAATCCTGGA GTGGGTGAACTCCTTGCAGCCGGCCCGGGTGACACGGTGGGGTGGAATGATCTCCACGCCGGACGCGGTGCTGCAGGCCGTCATCAAGCGCTCGCTGGTGGAGAGCGGCTGCCCCACGTCCATCATCAACGAGCTGATCGAGAACGCCCATGAGCGGAACTGGCCGCAGGGCCTGGCCACACTGGAGACCCGCCAGATGAACCGGCGGTATTACGAGAACTATGTGGCTAAGCGCATCCCCGGCAAGCAGGCCGTGGTGGTGATGGCCTGTGAAAACCAGCACATGGGCGAGGACATGGTGCTAGAGCCGGGACTGGTGATGATATTTGCACACGGAGTGGAGGAAATCTAA